The Deinococcus aestuarii genome window below encodes:
- a CDS encoding ArsR/SmtB family transcription factor gives MIALTLAARDLTQLRFAFSPLWEVVASLRTLRAPPSRAIHAAWARRAREVVSPADLPHLFALVPPQGYAPNFLTPPPSTPFPEVAAELAVLRATPPDLVVAEVREALAAHPTPDAARLAPYLTRPEASLAALADVLERYWEAALAPEWPRLRRVLERDVQFRARTLALYGPETLFAELHPLTRYRDGVLTVGLDHWEWRGSAAGRGLLLLPSVFAWPDLYVTVEAPWQPTVAYSAWGSANLWWDEPPGAPQVARVVMGERRAALLSLLCVPLTTQELARRLGLTPSAVSQQVGTLRAVGLVTSSRSGRYVWHQLSVRGLQVLTALSDEG, from the coding sequence ATGATCGCACTCACGCTCGCTGCCCGAGACCTCACGCAGCTCCGCTTTGCCTTCAGCCCGTTGTGGGAAGTGGTGGCGAGCCTGCGGACCCTGCGCGCGCCGCCCTCCCGGGCCATTCACGCCGCCTGGGCACGGCGAGCGCGCGAGGTGGTCTCACCTGCGGACCTGCCCCACCTCTTCGCCCTGGTGCCGCCCCAGGGCTATGCGCCCAACTTTCTGACGCCTCCGCCCTCCACGCCCTTTCCCGAAGTTGCGGCTGAACTCGCCGTCCTGCGGGCGACCCCACCGGACCTCGTGGTGGCGGAGGTCCGGGAGGCACTCGCGGCCCACCCCACCCCGGACGCGGCCCGGTTGGCGCCCTACCTCACCCGACCGGAAGCCAGCCTCGCCGCCCTCGCCGATGTTCTGGAGAGGTACTGGGAGGCGGCGCTCGCGCCCGAATGGCCGCGCCTGCGACGGGTGCTGGAACGCGACGTGCAGTTCCGGGCCCGCACGCTGGCGCTGTACGGCCCGGAGACCCTCTTCGCCGAGCTGCATCCCCTCACGCGCTACCGGGACGGGGTGCTCACCGTCGGTCTGGACCACTGGGAGTGGCGGGGTTCGGCGGCGGGACGTGGCCTGCTGCTGTTGCCCTCGGTGTTCGCCTGGCCGGACCTGTACGTCACGGTGGAGGCGCCCTGGCAGCCCACCGTCGCCTACTCGGCGTGGGGCAGCGCGAATCTGTGGTGGGATGAGCCGCCGGGAGCACCGCAGGTCGCCCGGGTGGTGATGGGGGAGCGGCGGGCGGCCCTGCTGAGCCTGCTGTGCGTCCCGCTCACGACGCAAGAACTGGCGCGGCGCCTGGGGCTGACTCCCAGCGCTGTCTCGCAGCAGGTCGGCACGCTCCGGGCGGTGGGGCTGGTCACCTCGTCCCGGTCCGGGAGGTACGTGTGGCATCAGCTCAGTGTGCGCGGTCTCCAGGTGCTCACCGCGCTCTCGGATGAGGGGTGA
- a CDS encoding PAS domain S-box protein: MFSHFTSAVAPFDVLVLLAPSGGPGVLEAVLADLPADLPAAVLIGPSPGRELPLVETLGRHTPLPVHVAEDSTVLQPGHLYVSPPHTVLEVRPDGRCAVTPGGEWTSERPLDRLLASLAVSCGERALAVVLGGQGRDGLSGARALRGAGGTVLVGDPAPADPADLARAVVEAGAADRVVSPWDLGHTITTLLAGRHVLPPGEVALVEKTAERCDEGIIGRMGDAHCVLDREFRIQSVNAAAERLLGVPHTALLGHSHWDAFRALVDAPVGLALRRVVAEGTEQHLTHHSTGEGHDLHLEVNAYPAEGGGVSLFWRDVTGRVQAEAALRESEEKYRALFEQMDEAYAVVEVLADAEGRWTDFRFLDANPAFLRHTGMPYPVGRTATELLGTPNPRWAELYGRAVDTGASIRVEETELTLGRVFDLNIFRLGGEGSQRVAVLFTDITGRKQAEEALRASEERQAFLLKLSDALRAAPDADAVGHRALGLLSKHLRLDRCYIGVYRLEDDWGAFTHQVGNDHVPPVPSGVRLSDFPDALRVAFDRTLVIGDVAHTGGLSNVDRQNLSGLDMGALVAATLRKGEGHPLWSIVAISATARRWTPGEIALLEEVTERTWSAMERARAQAALRASEARYRTIFDSVDEGFVLAELLYDGEGRPVDALYLEGNPAASLLTGVPDFSRRRLSEVMPGAEPSWLEVYDRVARTGVAERLERHLGPLGRWYDFQVSRVADGALESAQRGPHRVAVIFQDVTERKRREANQGLLVEISNDLSQPSSEEELLHTVGAKLAAHLGLTCYHYVDVDEDRGEVTVRHFWHALDVPAVLGTYPIDGFIPPDGLNRLRAGETSVVRDAQHGLPGDTAATAGLRAGAAAQQIGAYVAVPYSQDGRWKAYFAVADSRARPWTTPEISLIQEVAGRVFPRIERARTEDARRTSEARFRAVANLVPDLLWESRPDGFTTWYNQRWLDYTGQTLEQATGWGWTNAVHPEDREGSAQRYGQAVQAGQPLRQEHRIRRHDGEYHWFVVNTVPIRDERGEVVWVYGAATDIHHLRVKSALLEERVEDRTRRLADLNSELRALAAASFHELSEPLRRLRGLLHLLERRAGDGLDEQMERYIELIRAEAQRAEGLAENLTALARLQNQELKPSRVALTPLLVQVRSDLAPALGARAGKWTVGELPVVEGDALLLRQAFTELVYHALRSAPGEARVEVGAEGSGDRVGVTVTVTPTQAEGADPGGDGLATARRVVRRHGGTLDVDVRGDQARFVVRLPGRLGE; this comes from the coding sequence ATGTTTTCTCACTTCACCTCGGCCGTGGCACCCTTCGACGTGCTCGTCCTCCTCGCTCCGTCGGGCGGGCCGGGGGTACTGGAGGCCGTGCTGGCTGACCTGCCCGCCGATCTCCCCGCCGCGGTGCTGATCGGGCCATCCCCGGGCCGGGAACTTCCCCTGGTGGAGACCCTGGGCCGCCACACCCCGCTGCCCGTGCATGTCGCCGAGGACAGCACGGTGCTCCAGCCGGGTCACCTTTACGTGAGCCCGCCGCATACGGTCCTGGAGGTGCGGCCGGATGGGCGCTGCGCCGTCACGCCTGGGGGTGAGTGGACCTCGGAGCGCCCGCTGGACCGGCTGCTGGCGTCGCTGGCCGTGAGCTGCGGTGAGCGCGCCCTGGCGGTGGTCCTGGGTGGGCAGGGGCGCGACGGGCTTTCGGGCGCGCGCGCCCTGCGTGGCGCGGGCGGAACGGTGCTGGTCGGGGACCCGGCTCCGGCGGACCCCGCCGACCTTGCGCGTGCGGTGGTCGAGGCTGGGGCGGCGGACCGGGTGGTGTCGCCATGGGACCTCGGCCACACCATCACCACCCTGCTGGCGGGCCGGCACGTCCTGCCGCCGGGCGAGGTCGCCCTGGTCGAGAAGACGGCCGAGCGGTGCGACGAGGGGATCATCGGGCGGATGGGCGACGCCCACTGTGTCCTCGACCGCGAGTTTCGCATTCAGAGCGTGAACGCGGCGGCCGAGCGCCTGCTCGGGGTGCCACATACGGCGCTCCTCGGGCACTCGCACTGGGACGCGTTCCGGGCGTTGGTAGACGCGCCCGTCGGCCTCGCGCTCCGGCGCGTCGTTGCCGAGGGCACCGAGCAGCACTTGACCCACCACTCCACGGGAGAGGGCCACGACCTGCACCTGGAGGTCAATGCCTACCCGGCCGAAGGGGGTGGGGTCTCCCTGTTCTGGCGCGACGTGACCGGGCGGGTGCAGGCCGAGGCGGCGCTACGGGAGAGCGAGGAGAAGTACCGTGCGCTCTTCGAGCAGATGGACGAGGCCTACGCGGTCGTCGAGGTGCTGGCGGACGCTGAGGGACGCTGGACGGACTTCCGGTTCCTCGACGCGAACCCCGCCTTCTTGCGGCACACCGGGATGCCGTACCCCGTCGGGCGCACGGCCACAGAACTGCTCGGCACGCCGAACCCGCGCTGGGCCGAGCTATACGGCCGCGCGGTGGACACAGGAGCGTCGATCCGGGTAGAGGAGACTGAACTCACGCTCGGGCGCGTGTTCGACCTGAACATCTTCCGCCTCGGTGGCGAGGGGAGCCAGCGTGTGGCCGTGCTCTTCACCGACATCACAGGGCGCAAGCAGGCCGAGGAGGCGTTGCGCGCCTCGGAGGAGCGGCAGGCGTTCTTGCTAAAGCTCAGCGACGCGCTGCGGGCCGCGCCCGACGCGGACGCCGTGGGGCACCGGGCGCTGGGGCTGCTCTCCAAACACCTGCGCCTGGACCGCTGCTACATCGGCGTGTACCGACTGGAAGATGACTGGGGTGCCTTCACCCATCAGGTGGGCAACGACCACGTGCCGCCCGTGCCCAGCGGCGTGCGCCTGTCCGATTTTCCGGACGCCCTACGCGTGGCGTTCGACCGGACACTCGTGATTGGCGATGTTGCGCACACGGGGGGCCTCTCCAACGTGGACCGGCAGAACCTCAGCGGGCTGGACATGGGCGCGCTCGTCGCCGCGACCCTGCGCAAAGGTGAGGGCCATCCGCTCTGGTCCATCGTCGCGATCTCCGCGACCGCCCGGCGCTGGACGCCCGGCGAGATCGCGTTACTGGAAGAGGTCACCGAGCGCACCTGGTCGGCCATGGAGCGCGCCCGCGCCCAGGCCGCCCTGCGCGCCTCGGAAGCCCGGTACCGCACGATCTTCGACTCGGTTGACGAGGGGTTCGTGCTTGCCGAGCTGCTCTATGACGGCGAGGGCCGACCTGTGGACGCCCTGTATCTCGAAGGCAACCCCGCCGCCTCGCTCCTGACCGGCGTTCCCGACTTCTCGCGGCGTCGGTTGAGCGAGGTGATGCCAGGGGCAGAGCCCTCCTGGCTGGAGGTGTACGACCGGGTGGCCCGCACCGGGGTGGCCGAGCGCCTGGAGCGCCACCTCGGCCCGCTCGGACGCTGGTACGACTTCCAGGTGTCCCGCGTGGCGGACGGCGCCCTCGAGAGCGCACAGCGCGGTCCCCACCGCGTGGCGGTGATCTTCCAGGACGTGACCGAACGCAAGCGCCGCGAAGCGAATCAGGGCCTGCTGGTCGAGATTTCCAACGACCTCAGCCAACCTTCCAGCGAGGAGGAGCTGCTCCACACGGTCGGCGCCAAACTCGCGGCCCACCTGGGGCTAACCTGTTACCACTACGTGGACGTCGACGAGGACCGCGGCGAGGTCACGGTTCGCCACTTCTGGCATGCGCTGGATGTGCCCGCCGTCCTGGGCACCTATCCCATCGACGGGTTCATCCCTCCTGACGGGCTGAACCGCCTGCGCGCCGGGGAAACGTCCGTCGTTCGCGACGCCCAACATGGCCTGCCCGGCGACACGGCCGCGACGGCAGGGCTGAGGGCGGGGGCCGCCGCCCAGCAGATCGGCGCTTACGTCGCCGTGCCCTACAGCCAGGACGGGAGATGGAAAGCCTACTTCGCCGTCGCGGACAGCCGGGCGCGGCCGTGGACAACGCCTGAGATCAGTCTTATTCAGGAGGTCGCCGGCCGGGTGTTTCCACGGATCGAGCGCGCCCGCACCGAGGACGCCCGGCGGACCTCGGAAGCGCGCTTCCGGGCGGTCGCCAACCTCGTGCCCGACCTGCTGTGGGAAAGCCGGCCCGACGGCTTCACCACCTGGTACAACCAGCGCTGGCTGGACTACACCGGGCAGACCTTGGAGCAGGCAACCGGCTGGGGGTGGACGAACGCCGTCCACCCGGAAGACCGTGAAGGGTCGGCCCAGCGGTATGGGCAGGCCGTCCAGGCGGGCCAGCCGTTGCGTCAGGAGCACCGCATCCGCCGCCACGACGGGGAGTACCACTGGTTCGTGGTCAACACCGTTCCCATCCGGGACGAACGTGGGGAGGTGGTCTGGGTGTACGGCGCGGCGACAGACATCCACCACCTGCGGGTGAAGTCCGCCCTCCTCGAAGAGCGGGTGGAGGACCGCACCCGTCGCCTCGCCGACCTCAACAGCGAACTGCGCGCGCTGGCCGCCGCGTCGTTTCATGAATTGAGCGAACCGCTGCGGAGGTTGCGCGGTTTGCTGCACCTGCTCGAACGTCGCGCGGGGGACGGGCTCGACGAGCAGATGGAGCGGTACATCGAGTTGATTCGGGCGGAAGCGCAGCGGGCGGAGGGCCTGGCCGAGAACCTGACGGCCCTCGCCCGCCTTCAGAACCAGGAGTTGAAACCGTCCCGGGTGGCGCTCACGCCGCTGCTCGTGCAGGTGCGCAGCGACCTCGCCCCGGCCCTCGGTGCCCGGGCCGGGAAGTGGACCGTGGGGGAGTTGCCGGTGGTGGAGGGGGACGCCCTGCTGCTGCGTCAGGCGTTCACGGAACTGGTGTACCACGCCCTGAGATCCGCGCCGGGCGAGGCGCGGGTGGAGGTGGGGGCCGAGGGGTCGGGGGACCGGGTGGGCGTGACCGTGACCGTCACGCCCACGCAGGCCGAGGGGGCGGACCCCGGCGGGGACGGCCTGGCGACGGCGCGGCGGGTGGTGCGGCGCCACGGCGGTACGCTGGACGTGGACGTGCGGGGAGATCAGGCCCGGTTCGTGGTGCGTCTGCCCGGTCGGCTGGGCGAGTGA
- a CDS encoding arylamine N-acetyltransferase family protein gives MSDPAPRFTLSADEVASYLARLGLVGPLPPTVETLRLLHRTHLSRVPFENLDIHLGRNIVLDGRRLFDKVVGERRGGFCYEVNGLFAALLCALGFEVTLLSAQVAGQDGTLGREFDHLALRVDVGEPLLADVGFGDAFLEPLRLQPGLLQPEGDQTFRLDQEGEAWTLWERRAGGAWGRQYRFTLTPRELAEFAPMCDYHQTSPDSHFTRAALVTVVTPEGRVTLRGDRLYTTVHGQRDERVVSPEERAVLLDEHFGLRVPALPDRR, from the coding sequence ATGAGCGACCCTGCCCCCCGCTTCACCCTGTCCGCCGATGAGGTGGCGTCCTACCTCGCCCGCCTGGGGCTGGTCGGACCCCTCCCGCCCACCGTGGAGACCCTGCGCCTGCTGCACCGCACCCACCTCTCCAGGGTGCCGTTCGAGAACCTCGACATCCACCTGGGCCGAAACATCGTGCTCGACGGGCGGCGGCTGTTCGACAAGGTGGTCGGTGAGCGGCGCGGCGGGTTCTGCTATGAGGTGAATGGCCTGTTCGCGGCCCTGCTGTGTGCCCTGGGCTTCGAGGTGACGCTCCTCTCGGCGCAGGTGGCGGGACAGGACGGCACCCTCGGGCGGGAGTTCGACCACCTCGCCCTGCGGGTGGACGTGGGCGAGCCGTTGCTGGCCGACGTGGGCTTCGGGGACGCCTTCCTCGAACCGCTGCGGCTCCAGCCGGGCCTCCTCCAGCCCGAGGGGGACCAGACGTTCCGGCTCGATCAGGAGGGAGAGGCGTGGACGCTCTGGGAGCGCCGTGCCGGGGGGGCGTGGGGCAGGCAGTACCGCTTCACCCTCACGCCGCGCGAGTTGGCCGAGTTCGCCCCGATGTGCGATTACCACCAGACCTCGCCGGACAGCCACTTCACCCGGGCGGCCCTGGTGACCGTCGTGACGCCCGAGGGCCGCGTGACCCTGCGCGGCGACCGGCTGTACACCACCGTGCACGGCCAGCGCGACGAGCGTGTCGTGTCGCCCGAAGAACGGGCCGTGCTGTTGGACGAACACTTCGGTCTCCGTGTCCCGGCCCTGCCGGACAGGCGGTGA